Proteins from one Sylvia atricapilla isolate bSylAtr1 chromosome 1, bSylAtr1.pri, whole genome shotgun sequence genomic window:
- the MALSU1 gene encoding mitochondrial assembly of ribosomal large subunit protein 1, with protein sequence MWRALAGTRRLLRPIGAAVGGVPRAEPPLPRAPPARGCSTAGGGAGALGAAERRQPADTVLPKFNIDLVVALLRQENAKDICVIQLSPEIKYCDYFIIVSGFSTRHLHAMANYMLKMYKHLKEEGSPSTQIEGKETDDWLCIDFGNIVVHFMLPETREVYELEKLWTLGPYDDQLAQMIPQSLPKDFIFGMTPNSSDHLETRT encoded by the exons ATGTGGCGGGCGCTGGCGGGGACGCGGCGGCTCTTGCGGCCGATCGGGGCCGCGGTCGGGGGCGTCCCGCGGGCAGAGCCGCCGCTACCCCGGGCCCCGCCGGCTCGGGGCTGCTCGACGGCGGGAGGCGGAGCCGGGGCGCTGggggcggcggagcggcgcCAGCCGGCAG ATACTGTTCTTCCAAAGTTCAACATTGACTTGGTTGTAGCACTGCTGAGGCAAGAAAATGCTAAAGACATCTGTGTCATCCAGCTAtctccagaaataaaatactgtgaTTATTTTATAATTGTGAGCGGATTTTCAACACGGCATCTTCATGCAATGGCAAATTACATGCTGAAAATG tacaAGCATCTCAAAGAAGAAGGTAGTCCTAGTACTCAGATTGAAGGAAAAGAGACAGATGACTGGCTGTGCATTGATTTTG gTAACATAGTGGTGCATTTCATGCTGCCAGAGACACGAGAAGTTTATGaactggagaagctgtggactCTCGGTCCCTATGATGACCAGTTAGCACAGATGATTCCACAGTCTCTACCAAAAGACTTTATATTTGGTATGACTCCTAACAGCAGTGATCATCTTGAGACAAGAACTTAA